In one window of Hevea brasiliensis isolate MT/VB/25A 57/8 chromosome 10, ASM3005281v1, whole genome shotgun sequence DNA:
- the LOC131169544 gene encoding germin-like protein subfamily 1 member 13, with product MKGAHVLAAFVLLALSSSFASAFDPSPLQDFCVAINDPKDGVFVNGKFCRDPMLATANDFSFSGLNIPGNTSNKVGSNVTLVNVDKIPGLNTLGISLARIDFAPYGGLNPPHTHPRATEILVVLEGTLYVGFVTSNPNRLITKVLNAGDVFVFPIGLIHFQFNIGQTNAVAISGLSSQNPGVITIANAVFGSNPPINPDVLTKAFQVDKNVVNYLQRQFWVNNH from the exons ATGAAAGGTGCTCATGTCCTTGCAGCTTTTGTCCTTCTGGCTTTGTCTTCCTCTTTTGCCTCAGCCTTCGACCCTAGTCCTCTTCAAGACTTTTGTGTTGCAATCAATGACCCCAAGGATGGTG TGTTCGTGAATGGGAAATTCTGCAGGGACCCAATGCTTGCAACAGCAAATGATTTCTCTTTTTCAGGCCTCAACATTCCAGGAAACACAtcgaacaaagttggatcaaatgtAACTCTAGTAAATGTTGACAAAATACCAGGACTTAACACTCTTGGTATATCATTAGCTCGTATTGATTTTGCACCATATGGGGGTCTAAATCCACCCCATACTCATCCTCGTGCAACAGAGATATTAGTAGTTTTAGAAGGCACTCTCTACGTGGGTTTCGTAACATCAAATCCCAATCGCCTCATTACCAAGGTTCTAAATGCAGGAGATGTCTTtgtatttccaattggcctcatccaCTTTCAGTTCAATATCGGACAAACTAATGCAGTTGCTATTTCTGGATTGAGCAGCCAAAATCCAGGAGTTATTACAATTGCAAATGCAGTATTTGGATCAAATCCACCGATCAACCCTGATGTTCTGACCAAGGCATTTCAAGTGGACAAGAATGTGGTGAACTATCTTCAGAGACAGTTCTGGGTCAACAACCATTAA
- the LOC110652855 gene encoding uncharacterized protein LOC110652855: MAFPNLFTILMPHLLLIIIFIISTASPPSLASRFSNFPLSKRAPRFLGKFSHQIKPLQQREYRYETRYFYQRLDHFSFSELPSFPQRYLINTEHWVGPDRLGPIFLYCGNEGDIEWFALNTGFVWDIAPRFGAMVVFPEHRYYGESMPFGSRDVAYKNATTLSYLTAEQALADFAVLITDLKRNLSAEGCPVVLFGGSYGGMLAAWMRLKYPHIAIGALASSAPILQFEDIVPPETFYNIVSNDFKRESTSCFNTVKESWEALVSEGQKENGLVQLTKTFRLCRELNRTEELAEWLDSAYSYLAMVDYPYPSAFMMPLPGHPIREVCKKIDGCPDGTSILERIFEGVSIYYNYSGNVDCFELDDDPHGLDGWNWQACTEMVMPMASSKDASMFPTYNFNYTSFKEECWKEFRVVPRPRWITTEFGGHDIKTVLEKFGSNIIFSNGLLDPWSGGSVLQNLSETVVALVTEEGAHHIDLRPSTPEDPDWLVEQRTTEIKLIEGWINGYNQKKKTTFNM, translated from the exons ATGGCATTCCCCAATTTATTCACCATTCTAATGCCTCATCTCCTTCTGATCATCATCTTCATCATCTCCACAGCTTCCCCACCATCACTTGCATCCCGCTTCTCCAATTTCCCCTTGTCCAAACGAGCCCCACGCTTCCTTGGCAAATTCTCACACCAGATCAAACCCCTGCAGCAGCGAGAGTACCGATACGAGACCCGATACTTTTATCAGAGACTCGACCACTTCAGCTTCTCGGAACTCCCGAGTTTCCCCCAACGCTACCTGATAAACACTGAGCACTGGGTGGGTCCCGACCGTTTGGGTCCTATCTTCCTCTACTGCGGGAATGAAGGCGACATCGAATGGTTCGCACTCAACACTGGCTTTGTCTGGGATATCGCGCCCCGTTTCGGCGCCATGGTCGTTTTCCCTGAG CATCGGTATTATGGAGAGTCAATGCCATTTGGGAGCAGGGACGTGGCGTATAAGAACGCAACTACACTATCGTATCTAACGGCGGAGCAAGCGCTGGCTGATTTCGCGGTGCTGATTACGGACTTGAAGAGAAACTTATCGGCGGAGGGTTGTCCTGTGGTGTTATTCGGTGGATCGTACGGTGGAA TGCTAGCGGCGTGGATGAGGCTGAAGTATCCTCATATAGCGATCGGTGCACTTGCTTCATCTGCGCCGATTCTTCAATTTGAAGATATTGTGCCACCGGAAACTTTTTATAACATCGTCTCCAACGATTTCAAG CGTGAAAGCACCAGTTGCTTTAACACTGTAAAAGAGTCATGGGAAGCATTAGTATCTGAGGGTCAGAAAGAGAATGGACTTGTGCAATTAACCAAAACTTTTCGCCTGTGTCG GGAATTAAATAGAACGGAAGAGCTTGCAGAATGGCTGGACTCTGCTTATAGTTATTTGGCAATGGTGGACTATCCCTATCCTTCCGCATTTATGATGCCTCTGCCCGGACACCCCATAAGAGAG GTTTGCAAAAAAATTGATGGTTGTCCTGATGGGACTAGCATTCTGGAGCGCATTTTTGAAGGAGTAAGCATCTATTACAATTATAGTGGGAATGTTGACTGCTTTGAACTGGATGATGATCCTCATGGCTTGGATGGTTGGAATTGGCAG GCTTGTACTGAGATGGTGATGCCAATGGCTAGCAGCAAGGACGCAAGCATGTTTCcaacttataattttaattatacttCTTTCAAGGAAGAATGCTGGAAGGAATTCAGGGTTGTGCCTAGGCCTAGATGGATAACAACTGAATTTGGTGGACAT GATATCAAGACTGTGCTGGAAAAATTTGGAAGCAACATCATTTTCTCTAATGGTCTACTGGATCCTTGGAGTGGTGGGAG TGTTCTGCAGAATTTATCAGAAACTGTTGTTGCCCTTGTTACAGAAGAAG GGGCTCATCACATAGACTTGCGTCCTTCAACACCTGAGGATCCTGATTGGTTGGTAGAGCAGAGGACAACTGAAATCAAGCTGATTGAAGGATGGATAAATGGCTACAATCAGAAAAAGAAAACAACTTTCAACATGTAG
- the LOC110661764 gene encoding F-box protein FBW2-like, producing MEIRKWEDLPEDCLANVFRRVGMESLLLDVPFVCKSWYRATLNPFCWERLDFYNIMFAPKDYLFYVIFDDDGVRMVHRLMVEYRIKEFSVDSMIKFLANRSSGNCIVLDLPANGCREEVFRFVIDKCPALRCLSFSCNLFKTDHLSIIQELIEKCKHLEFLNILDFTVSNLKEIVAKIGRNCQHIRGLGAPFAYIGEEEAAAIVTNLPNINYLVLTHSRIDRKDLVEILQGCKRLFHLDVSNCSGCKIDDKLLELASHIRTFKYEGVIDGFPHEDDFEFWDGYNSA from the exons ATGGAAATACGCAAGTGGGAGGATTTACCAGAGGATTGTCTAGCGAATGTGTTTAGAAGGGTGGGCATGGAGTCACTGCTATTGGATGTTCCCTTTGTGTGTAAGTCTTGGTACAGAGCCACCCTTAATCCTTTCTGCTGGGAACGCCTTGATTTTTATAATATCATGTTTGCTCCAAAAGACTACTTATTCTATGTAATCTTCGACGATGACGGTGTCCGAATGGTTCACAGATTAATGGTTGAATACAGAATAAAAGAATTTTCTGTCGATTCTATGATCAAATTTCTTGCCAATCGTAGCAGTGGAAATTGCATTGTGCTCGATCTTCCGGCGAATGGCTGCAGGGAAGAGGTTTTCAGATTTGTTATTGATAA ATGTCCTGCCTTGAGATGCTTGTCATTTTCTTGCAATCTTTTCAAGACTGATCATCTGTCCATTATTCAAGAGTTGATAGAGAAGTGTAAACATCTGGAATTCCTGAATATTTTAGACTTTACAGTTTCAAATTTGAAAGAAATAGTAGCCAAAATAGGCCGTAACTGCCAACATATAAGGGGTTTAGGTGCTCCTTTTGCATATATTGGTGAAGAGGAGGCGGCTGCCATTGTCACAAATCTTCCTAATATTAATTACCTGGTTCTAACGCATTCACGCATCGACCGAAAAGATCTGGTGGAGATACTGCAGGGCTGCAAGCGCCTCTTTCATCTGGATGTAAGCAACTGCAGCGGATGCAAGATCGATGACAAATTACTAGAGCTGGCTTCACATATTCGTACATTCAAGTACGAGGGTGTAATTGATGGATTTCCTCATGAAGATGACTTTGAGTTTTGGGATGGCTACAATTCTGCCTGA
- the LOC131169542 gene encoding germin-like protein subfamily 1 member 16 isoform X2, with protein sequence MQRARSLVAFVLLALSSSFASAFDPSPLQDFCVAIKDPKDVFVNGKFCRDPMLATANDFSFSGLNIPGNTSNKVGSNVTLVNVDKIPGLNTLGISLARIDFAPYGGLNPPHTHPRATEILVVLEGTLYVGFVTSNPNRLITKFLNAGDVFVFPVGLIHFQFNIGQTNAVAISGLSSQNPGVITIANAVFGSNPPINLDVLTKAFQVDKNVVNYLQKQFWVNNH encoded by the exons ATGCAACGAGCTCGTTCCCTTGTGGCTTTTGTTCTTTTGGCTTTGTCTTCCTCTTTTGCCTCTGCCTTCGACCCTAGTCCTCTTCAAGACTTTTGTGTTGCAATTAAGGACCCCAAGGATG TGTTCGTGAATGGGAAATTCTGCAGGGACCCAATGCTTGCAACAGCAAATGATTTCTCTTTTTCAGGCCTCAACATTCCAGGAAACACAtcgaacaaagttggatcaaatgtAACTCTAGTAAATGTTGACAAAATACCAGGACTTAACACTCTTGGTATATCTTTAGCTCGTATTGATTTTGCACCATATGGAGGTCTAAACCCACCCCATACTCATCCTCGTGCAACAGAGATCTTAGTAGTTTTGGAAGGCACTCTCTACGTGGGTTTCGTCACATCAAATCCCAATCGCCTCATTACCAAGTTTCTAAATGCAGGAGATGTCTTTGTATTTCCAGTTGGTCTCATCCACTTTCAGTTCAATATCGGACAAACTAATGCAGTTGCTATTTCTGGATTGAGCAGCCAAAATCCAGGAGTTATTACAATTGCAAATGCAGTATTTGGATCAAATCCACCGATCAACCTTGATGTTCTGACCAAGGCATTTCAAGTGGACAAGAATGTGGTGAACTATCTTCAGAAACAGTTCTGGGTCAACAACCATTAA
- the LOC131169542 gene encoding germin-like protein subfamily 1 member 13 isoform X1 yields MQRARSLVAFVLLALSSSFASAFDPSPLQDFCVAIKDPKDGVFVNGKFCRDPMLATANDFSFSGLNIPGNTSNKVGSNVTLVNVDKIPGLNTLGISLARIDFAPYGGLNPPHTHPRATEILVVLEGTLYVGFVTSNPNRLITKFLNAGDVFVFPVGLIHFQFNIGQTNAVAISGLSSQNPGVITIANAVFGSNPPINLDVLTKAFQVDKNVVNYLQKQFWVNNH; encoded by the exons ATGCAACGAGCTCGTTCCCTTGTGGCTTTTGTTCTTTTGGCTTTGTCTTCCTCTTTTGCCTCTGCCTTCGACCCTAGTCCTCTTCAAGACTTTTGTGTTGCAATTAAGGACCCCAAGGATGGTG TGTTCGTGAATGGGAAATTCTGCAGGGACCCAATGCTTGCAACAGCAAATGATTTCTCTTTTTCAGGCCTCAACATTCCAGGAAACACAtcgaacaaagttggatcaaatgtAACTCTAGTAAATGTTGACAAAATACCAGGACTTAACACTCTTGGTATATCTTTAGCTCGTATTGATTTTGCACCATATGGAGGTCTAAACCCACCCCATACTCATCCTCGTGCAACAGAGATCTTAGTAGTTTTGGAAGGCACTCTCTACGTGGGTTTCGTCACATCAAATCCCAATCGCCTCATTACCAAGTTTCTAAATGCAGGAGATGTCTTTGTATTTCCAGTTGGTCTCATCCACTTTCAGTTCAATATCGGACAAACTAATGCAGTTGCTATTTCTGGATTGAGCAGCCAAAATCCAGGAGTTATTACAATTGCAAATGCAGTATTTGGATCAAATCCACCGATCAACCTTGATGTTCTGACCAAGGCATTTCAAGTGGACAAGAATGTGGTGAACTATCTTCAGAAACAGTTCTGGGTCAACAACCATTAA
- the LOC131169415 gene encoding F-box protein FBW2-like: MERRKWEDLPEDCLVNVFRRVGMETLLLDVPFVCKSWYKATLNPLCWERLDFYDIMFVPKDDCFYRFYDVDGVRMVHKLMDEYGIKEFSAGSMIRFLVNRSNGKCTVLNLPADGCKEEVFKFVIDKCPALRCLSFSCDLFKTDYLPIIQELIEKCKYLEFLTILDFKVSNLKEIVVKIGLNCKNLWGFAAPFACIGEEEAAAIVTTLPHISYLILKHSRIDRKYLVEILHGCKRLFHLDVSNCSGFKIDDKLLKLASHIHTFKYEGVID; this comes from the exons ATGGAAAGACGCAAGTGGGAGGATCTACCAGAGGATTGTTTAGTGAATGTGTTTAGAAGGGTAGGCATGGAGACACTGCTATTGGATGTTCCCTTTGTGTGCAAGTCTTGGTATAAAGCCACCCTTAATCCTCTCTGCTGGGAACGCCTTGATTTTTATGACATAATGTTCGTTCCAAAAGACGACTGCTTCTATCGATTCTATGACGTTGACGGTGTCCGAATGGTCCACAAATTAATGGATGAATACGGAATAAAAGAATTTTCCGCCGGTTCTATGATCAGATTTCTTGTCAATCGTAGCAATGGGAAATGTACTGTGCTCAATCTTCCGGCTGATGGCTGCAAGGAAGAGGTTTTCAAATTTGTTATTGACAA ATGTCCTGCCTTGAGATGTTTGTCATTCTCTTGTGATCTTTTCAAGACTGATTATCTGCCCATTATTCAAGAGCTGATAGAGAAGTGTAAATATCTGGAATTCCTGACCATTTTAGACTTTAAAGTTTCAAATTTGAAAGAAATAGTAGTGAAAATTGGGCTTAACTGCAAAAATTTATGGGGTTTTGCCGCTCCTTTTGCATGTATTGGTGAAGAGGAGGCGGCTGCCATTGTCACAACCCTTCCTCATATTAGTTACCTGATTCTAAAGCATTCACGTATCGACCGAAAATATCTGGTGGAGATACTGCATGGCTGCAAGCGGCTCTTTCATTTAGATGTAAGCAACTGCAGTGGATTCAAGATTGATGACAAATTACTCAAGCTGGCTTCACATATTCATACCTTCAAGTACGAGGGTGTAATCGATTGA
- the LOC131169542 gene encoding germin-like protein subfamily 1 member 7 isoform X3, producing the protein MQRARSLVAFVLLALSSSFASAFDPSPLQDFCVAIKDPKDGLNIPGNTSNKVGSNVTLVNVDKIPGLNTLGISLARIDFAPYGGLNPPHTHPRATEILVVLEGTLYVGFVTSNPNRLITKFLNAGDVFVFPVGLIHFQFNIGQTNAVAISGLSSQNPGVITIANAVFGSNPPINLDVLTKAFQVDKNVVNYLQKQFWVNNH; encoded by the exons ATGCAACGAGCTCGTTCCCTTGTGGCTTTTGTTCTTTTGGCTTTGTCTTCCTCTTTTGCCTCTGCCTTCGACCCTAGTCCTCTTCAAGACTTTTGTGTTGCAATTAAGGACCCCAAGGATG GCCTCAACATTCCAGGAAACACAtcgaacaaagttggatcaaatgtAACTCTAGTAAATGTTGACAAAATACCAGGACTTAACACTCTTGGTATATCTTTAGCTCGTATTGATTTTGCACCATATGGAGGTCTAAACCCACCCCATACTCATCCTCGTGCAACAGAGATCTTAGTAGTTTTGGAAGGCACTCTCTACGTGGGTTTCGTCACATCAAATCCCAATCGCCTCATTACCAAGTTTCTAAATGCAGGAGATGTCTTTGTATTTCCAGTTGGTCTCATCCACTTTCAGTTCAATATCGGACAAACTAATGCAGTTGCTATTTCTGGATTGAGCAGCCAAAATCCAGGAGTTATTACAATTGCAAATGCAGTATTTGGATCAAATCCACCGATCAACCTTGATGTTCTGACCAAGGCATTTCAAGTGGACAAGAATGTGGTGAACTATCTTCAGAAACAGTTCTGGGTCAACAACCATTAA
- the LOC110661777 gene encoding germin-like protein subfamily 1 member 13: MKGAHVLAAFVLLALSSSFASAFDPSPLQDFCVAINDPKDGVFVNGKFCRDPMLATANDFSFSGLNIPGNTSNKVGSNVTLVNVDKIPGLNTLGISLARIDFAPYGGLNPPHTHPRATEILVVLEGTLYVGFVTSNPNRLITKVLNAGDVFVFPIGLIHFQFNIGQTNAVAISGLSSQNPGVITIANAVFGSNPPINPYVLTKAFQVDKNVVNYLQKQFWVNNQ, encoded by the exons ATGAAAGGTGCTCATGTCCTTGCAGCTTTTGTCCTTCTGGCTTTGTCTTCCTCTTTTGCCTCAGCCTTCGACCCTAGTCCTCTTCAAGACTTTTGTGTTGCAATCAATGACCCCAAGGATGGTG TGTTCGTGAATGGGAAATTCTGCAGGGACCCAATGCTTGCAACAGCAAATGATTTCTCTTTTTCAGGCCTCAACATTCCAGGAAACACAtcgaacaaagttggatcaaatgtAACTCTAGTAAATGTTGACAAAATACCAGGACTTAACACTCTTGGTATATCATTAGCTCGTATTGATTTTGCACCATATGGGGGTCTAAATCCACCCCATACTCATCCTCGTGCAACAGAGATATTAGTAGTTTTAGAAGGCACTCTCTACGTGGGTTTCGTAACATCAAATCCCAATCGCCTCATTACCAAGGTTCTAAATGCAGGAGATGTCTTtgtatttccaattggcctcatccaCTTTCAGTTCAATATCGGACAAACTAATGCAGTTGCTATTTCTGGATTGAGCAGCCAAAATCCAGGAGTTATTACAATTGCAAATGCAGTATTTGGATCAAATCCACCGATCAACCCTTATGTTCTGACAAAGGCCTTTCAAGTGGACAAGAATGTGGTGAACTATCTTCAGAAACAGTTCTGGGTCAACAACCAGTAA